A region from the Silene latifolia isolate original U9 population chromosome 7, ASM4854445v1, whole genome shotgun sequence genome encodes:
- the LOC141590260 gene encoding uncharacterized protein LOC141590260 codes for MELDCAFVSSSVHHIDINIKGDEGEWRLTGLYGWPGASDRHLSWELLRLLSRQSLLPWVCIGDYNEILFSTEMKGGSRPQWQMNNFWAAVDECGLKDISREGYHFSWDNEQSGEANRQCMLDRAMSSSSWTDMFPYARLIYLEREWSDHAPIKLVLDHRRRETYR; via the coding sequence aTGGAGCTGGATTGTGCTTTTGTCTCGTCTTCGGTTCATCATATCGACATTAATATCAAAGGGGATGAAGGAGAGTGGAGACTTACAGGTTTATACGGATGGCCAGGTGCGTCAGATCGTCATCTTTCTTGGGAATTACTTCGACTGTTAAGTAGGCAATCCCTTTTgccttgggtttgtattggggattATAATGAAATTCTTTTCTCAACAGAGATGAAGGGTGGAAGTCGGCCACAATGGCAAATGAATAACTTTTGGGCAGCTGTCGATGAGTGTGGGCTTAAAGACATCTCTCGGGAAGGGTACCATTTTTCTTGGGATAATGAGCAAAGTGGTGAGGCTAATCGTCAATGTATGTTGGATAGAGCGATGAGTTCGTCATCATGGACGGACATGTTCCCTTATGCGCGATTAATTTATTTGGAGAGAGAATGGTCGGATCATGCACCAATCAAATTAGTGCTCGACCATAGGAGGCGTGAGACTTATCGGTAG
- the LOC141590261 gene encoding uncharacterized protein LOC141590261, translated as MARGGGRQRGGYSEGGSSSREQEEDVDRSTTEVSEEEEEEVAIPRHTDGRMILDPNGLWFRSQTVVRGVTNSTQENMTHGVTCWSNASDEDKEMWFNNFRRVFYWPTDLERLVWQRYNDIGKKRLRDNMYKVSKRKKAPSFMKGI; from the exons atggctcgtggaggaggtaggcagcgcggaggctatagtgagggaggtagtagctcccgagagcaggaggaggacgttgaccgttctactacggaggtgagtgaggaggaggaggaggaggttgctaTACCCCGACATACTGACGGCAGGATGATCCTTGATCCGAATGGTCTttg gtttagaagtcaaacagttgttcgtggtgtgactaatagcacccaagagaacatgacacacggcgttacttgttggagtaacgctagtgatgaagataaggagatgtggttcaacaacttccgg cgtgtgttctattggccaaccgaccttgagcgcctagtttggcaaaggtataatgacattggcaagaagaggctaagggacaacatgtataaggtgtctaagaggaagaaggcgccatctttcatgaaaggtatttag